A single region of the Pseudomonas sp. GGS8 genome encodes:
- a CDS encoding O-antigen ligase domain-containing protein, translated as MEFSGAKPGKITVTSYFGTMLCLFLLSFIVGWSSKWTNNLFYGLMVSPGLFFLIKERGNGLLKQPLMWGWLAFLLWFLVPAAIAGHLQFYKHIFYVLMFVMVLGAFTDPQFFRSPLFVRAQFWILAVYIFACALYSWVTGEYAVGSRVALLPARLQNVIYASIWLLCALALALPFWIRERKFVEAGLAVAFSLFAVVYILQARTALVGAVFLAGVWGLYGIYQKPRLVGGVVAIGLVLMGLLFLTVHNDAWYQALWIRGDSYRIEIFDVMVGEWHHCGWVLGCGIDFQTTQLLDGWMPIQHPHNIFVSLGLYSGAVALVLFIALMAASLWQAWRVRDEWGVYLACALVMLNFDGSLLIGNPDELWPLVLLPAGMILSRALQAQRQALV; from the coding sequence ATGGAATTTAGCGGCGCGAAGCCTGGAAAGATCACCGTCACGTCTTATTTTGGAACGATGCTCTGTCTGTTTCTGTTGAGCTTCATAGTGGGCTGGTCGTCGAAGTGGACCAACAACCTGTTTTACGGACTGATGGTATCGCCGGGCCTGTTTTTCCTGATCAAGGAACGCGGTAATGGCTTGCTCAAGCAGCCGTTGATGTGGGGCTGGCTGGCATTTCTTCTGTGGTTTTTGGTGCCTGCGGCGATTGCCGGACACTTGCAGTTCTACAAGCACATTTTCTATGTGCTGATGTTCGTCATGGTGCTCGGCGCATTCACTGACCCCCAGTTCTTCCGCAGCCCTCTGTTTGTTCGTGCGCAGTTCTGGATCCTGGCGGTGTACATTTTCGCCTGCGCACTCTACAGCTGGGTAACCGGTGAGTATGCCGTCGGCAGTCGGGTGGCATTGCTTCCTGCGCGTTTGCAGAACGTTATATATGCCAGTATCTGGCTGTTGTGCGCATTGGCGCTGGCGTTGCCATTCTGGATCAGGGAACGCAAGTTCGTCGAAGCTGGCCTGGCCGTCGCTTTTTCGTTGTTCGCGGTGGTCTATATCCTGCAGGCACGCACTGCGTTGGTAGGTGCGGTGTTCCTGGCGGGTGTCTGGGGGCTTTACGGTATTTACCAAAAACCGCGGCTGGTCGGCGGCGTCGTGGCGATTGGTCTGGTGCTCATGGGGCTGTTGTTCCTGACGGTGCATAACGACGCCTGGTACCAGGCACTGTGGATACGCGGCGATTCGTACCGTATCGAGATTTTCGATGTCATGGTTGGCGAATGGCACCATTGCGGCTGGGTACTGGGTTGCGGTATCGACTTCCAAACCACTCAGCTACTCGATGGCTGGATGCCGATCCAGCATCCGCACAATATTTTCGTCTCGCTGGGGCTTTACAGCGGCGCAGTCGCACTGGTGTTGTTCATCGCACTGATGGCGGCCTCGCTTTGGCAGGCCTGGCGTGTGCGTGATGAGTGGGGCGTGTACCTGGCCTGTGCGCTGGTGATGCTGAACTTCGACGGCAGCTTGTTGATCGGCAATCCGGATGAGCTATGGCCATTGGTGCTGTTGCCGGCGGGGATGATCCTTTCTCGTGCGTTGCAGGCGCAGCGCCAGGCACTAGTGTAA
- a CDS encoding glycosyltransferase family A protein yields MLFSDTSDISIVITSCGRFDLLKRTLETLDRFNTAPIRKVFITEDSGDSAVEACIPEHWRAHTQFFINNPRLGQLRSIDAAYAQVQTSWIFHCEDDWDFYREGFIEDSQRLLEEDPQALQVWLRSFNHDLMVHSPYVFLGERKVSHGVPFYMLGSHKADWQGFSFNPGLRRRADYLLHAPYSGLSGEKDLSRLYAGENRYALILENDAVLHTGFGEHVVVPQERVNKLKRKRLDRLKLMAALIIGLATGWVLHGI; encoded by the coding sequence ATGCTGTTCAGCGATACTAGCGACATTTCGATCGTCATCACCAGTTGCGGCCGCTTCGATCTGTTGAAGCGGACACTGGAGACACTTGATCGGTTCAACACGGCTCCCATCCGTAAAGTGTTCATTACCGAGGACTCCGGCGACAGTGCCGTAGAGGCCTGTATTCCGGAGCACTGGAGGGCGCACACCCAGTTCTTCATCAACAATCCGCGTCTGGGTCAGTTGCGATCCATCGATGCTGCCTATGCTCAGGTACAGACGTCATGGATCTTCCATTGCGAAGACGACTGGGACTTTTATCGCGAAGGGTTTATCGAAGATTCCCAACGCCTGTTGGAGGAAGATCCACAGGCGCTGCAGGTGTGGTTGCGCAGCTTCAATCATGACCTGATGGTTCACAGCCCTTATGTGTTCCTGGGCGAACGAAAAGTCAGCCATGGCGTTCCTTTCTACATGCTGGGCTCGCACAAGGCCGACTGGCAGGGTTTTTCCTTTAACCCGGGGCTACGCCGTCGCGCGGACTACCTGTTGCATGCACCGTATTCCGGGTTGTCCGGTGAGAAAGACTTGTCGCGTCTGTATGCCGGGGAAAACCGCTATGCGTTGATTCTGGAAAACGACGCGGTATTGCACACCGGCTTTGGTGAGCATGTGGTGGTTCCACAGGAACGTGTGAACAAATTGAAGCGCAAACGTCTCGATCGGCTCAAGCTGATGGCAGCCCTTATTATCGGTTTGGCAACAGGTTGGGTGCTCCATGGAATTTAG
- the msbA gene encoding lipid A export permease/ATP-binding protein MsbA, producing MTSPDSPAPSSLKIYLRLLSYVRPYWGMFAISIVGFVIFASTQPMLAGILKYFVDGLSNPEAVLFPNVPYLKDLQLLMAVPLLIILIAAWQGLGSFLGNYYLAKVSLGLVHDLRVELFNKLLVLPNRYFDTHNSGHLISRITFNVTMVTGAATDAIKVVIREGLTVVFLFAYLLWMNWKLTLVMLAILPLIAIMVGSTSKKFRKQSKKIQVAMGDVTHVASETIQGYRVVRSFGGESYEERRFAEASQGNTDKQLRMTKTGAIYTPMLQLVIYSAMAALMFLVLFLRGDATAGDLVAYITAAGLLPKPIRQLSEVSSTIQKGVAGAESIFEQLDVEPEVDKGTVEKDRISGHLEVRNLSFTYPGADREVLKNISFTAAPGQMIALVGRSGSGKSTLASLIPRFYHHETGEILLDGVEIEDYRLRNLRRHVAQVTQHVTLFNDTVANNIAYGDLAGAPRADIEKAAEDAYAMDFIAQLPRGLDTDVGENGVLLSGGQRQRLAIARALLKNAPLLILDEATSALDTESERHIQGALDRVMKGRTTLVIAHRLSTIEKADLILVMDQGRIVERGTHAELLAQNGYYARLNAMGLDAPTENIA from the coding sequence ATGACTAGCCCTGATTCGCCTGCGCCGTCGAGCTTGAAGATTTACCTGCGCCTGCTGTCGTATGTGCGCCCGTACTGGGGCATGTTCGCCATCAGTATCGTCGGCTTCGTGATTTTTGCTTCGACGCAGCCCATGCTGGCCGGGATTCTCAAGTATTTTGTCGATGGCTTGAGCAACCCGGAAGCAGTGCTCTTCCCCAATGTGCCTTATCTGAAGGACTTGCAGCTACTGATGGCCGTGCCGTTGCTGATCATTCTGATCGCCGCGTGGCAAGGCCTGGGCTCGTTTCTTGGCAACTACTATCTGGCGAAGGTTTCGCTGGGGTTGGTGCACGACTTGCGCGTCGAGCTGTTCAACAAGTTGCTGGTACTACCTAACCGTTATTTCGACACCCATAACTCCGGGCATTTGATTTCACGTATCACCTTCAACGTGACCATGGTTACCGGAGCCGCCACCGACGCTATCAAGGTGGTGATCCGCGAAGGCCTGACCGTGGTGTTTCTGTTTGCCTACCTATTGTGGATGAACTGGAAGCTGACGCTGGTCATGCTGGCGATCTTGCCACTCATCGCGATCATGGTCGGTAGCACCAGCAAAAAATTCCGCAAGCAGAGCAAGAAGATCCAGGTCGCCATGGGCGACGTGACCCACGTCGCGTCCGAGACCATCCAGGGTTATCGCGTTGTGCGCAGTTTCGGTGGCGAGAGCTATGAAGAACGCCGCTTTGCCGAAGCCAGCCAGGGCAACACGGACAAACAGTTGCGCATGACCAAGACCGGCGCAATCTACACACCGATGCTGCAGTTGGTGATCTACAGCGCCATGGCCGCGCTGATGTTCCTGGTGCTGTTCCTGCGCGGCGATGCGACCGCCGGTGACCTGGTGGCATACATTACTGCCGCAGGCCTGTTACCCAAGCCGATTCGGCAGCTGTCGGAAGTCAGTTCGACGATCCAGAAAGGCGTCGCCGGGGCCGAAAGCATTTTCGAGCAACTGGATGTCGAGCCGGAGGTGGATAAGGGTACGGTCGAGAAAGATCGGATCAGCGGTCATCTGGAGGTGCGCAACCTGAGCTTCACCTATCCGGGAGCCGACCGTGAAGTACTGAAAAACATCAGTTTCACCGCGGCACCAGGGCAAATGATCGCACTGGTGGGGCGTTCCGGCAGCGGCAAGTCGACTCTGGCCAGCCTGATTCCACGCTTCTATCACCATGAAACCGGCGAGATCCTGCTCGATGGCGTGGAAATCGAAGACTATCGCCTGCGCAATCTGCGTCGTCATGTTGCCCAGGTGACGCAACACGTCACGCTGTTCAATGACACGGTTGCCAATAACATCGCCTACGGTGATCTGGCCGGCGCGCCGCGTGCGGATATCGAAAAAGCTGCCGAAGACGCCTATGCCATGGACTTTATCGCCCAGCTACCGCGGGGGCTGGACACCGACGTCGGCGAGAATGGTGTGCTGCTCTCTGGCGGTCAGCGACAGCGTCTGGCGATCGCCCGCGCCTTGCTGAAAAACGCGCCACTGCTGATTCTCGATGAAGCGACGTCGGCACTCGATACGGAGTCTGAGCGGCACATTCAAGGCGCGCTGGATCGAGTCATGAAAGGTCGCACGACGCTGGTCATAGCTCACCGGTTGTCGACCATCGAGAAGGCTGACCTGATTCTGGTCATGGATCAGGGCCGGATCGTCGAGCGCGGCACCCATGCCGAGCTTCTGGCGCAGAACGGTTACTACGCCCGCTTGAACGCCATGGGCCTCGACGCCCCGACTGAAAACATCGCCTGA
- a CDS encoding toluene tolerance protein yields the protein MQVLDHPRYLALREGAQVLEADGSGDKVLRLTDGSILKLFRRKRLLTSAAWYPYAKRFADNCDALHERQIPCPSIRQVYRIPSIERDAVHYDPLPGQTLRQLLDAQDDADPLRGQLGAFMATLHERGIYFRSAHLGNIVLTPEHQLGLIDIADMRVYRRPLRKSLRLRNFKHMVRYPQDRLWLLDGRGEVFMKNYGQTQSTCSPEELSIALQK from the coding sequence ATGCAAGTGCTTGACCACCCCCGATACCTCGCCCTGCGCGAGGGAGCACAAGTCCTTGAAGCCGATGGCTCCGGGGACAAGGTTCTGCGGTTGACGGACGGCTCGATCCTCAAGCTGTTTCGTCGCAAGCGCCTGCTGACATCGGCTGCCTGGTACCCCTACGCCAAACGCTTTGCCGACAACTGCGACGCACTGCATGAGCGGCAGATTCCCTGCCCGTCGATACGTCAGGTCTACCGCATCCCCAGCATCGAGCGCGATGCCGTACATTACGACCCGTTACCGGGTCAGACCCTGCGCCAACTTCTGGATGCCCAGGACGATGCCGACCCACTGCGCGGTCAGCTGGGGGCCTTCATGGCCACCTTGCATGAGCGCGGGATCTACTTCCGTTCGGCGCACCTGGGCAATATAGTGCTCACGCCCGAGCATCAGCTGGGCCTGATCGATATTGCAGACATGCGGGTTTATCGCCGTCCGCTGCGCAAGAGCCTACGGCTGCGCAACTTCAAGCACATGGTGCGATACCCGCAAGACCGCCTATGGTTGCTCGACGGTCGCGGCGAAGTCTTCATGAAGAATTATGGCCAGACGCAGAGCACCTGCTCACCGGAAGAACTGAGCATCGCTCTGCAAAAATGA